One stretch of Pseudoramibacter sp. DNA includes these proteins:
- a CDS encoding glucosyltransferase domain-containing protein, with amino-acid sequence MLSLLCFVIGNIIAEEILQIRRKFTKISFQIFLIANTAVSIFLSYRYMAITFSLSYLFSVLGAFSFVAMYRYNRNIITYSILSIGFITLSLGLYQANLGCTLILLSLVLIKNLWQLQKESIWNYLKKIIHAIVMIGCACILYAVIWKIFLSLMHTQKSTYHGAASISVVSILSSLPRSIHAAYTAFLQYFMPGQWQNIYQQKYIFLFIVFALFTIITIYSIVHKAKWSNKILSLICIALLPLFANVCLLLAPDADGMQLQMTMPMAMILPGLIAMIDSINIQDNHLKLIKLLFFAFGNVMMVSTDQHVMLQSKIQALH; translated from the coding sequence CTGCTTTCATTATTATGTTTTGTCATTGGTAATATTATTGCTGAAGAAATTCTTCAAATACGGAGGAAATTTACTAAAATTTCTTTCCAGATCTTTTTAATTGCGAACACAGCTGTCAGCATTTTTCTCTCCTATCGATACATGGCAATAACTTTTTCGCTTTCCTACTTATTCAGTGTATTGGGCGCCTTTTCTTTTGTTGCTATGTATCGGTACAACCGCAATATCATTACATACTCTATCCTTTCTATTGGTTTCATCACCCTTTCACTTGGACTTTATCAAGCCAATCTTGGATGCACTTTAATCTTGCTTTCGCTCGTGTTAATAAAAAATTTATGGCAACTTCAAAAGGAATCGATTTGGAACTATTTAAAAAAAATAATTCATGCTATTGTAATGATTGGCTGTGCTTGTATTCTTTATGCTGTCATCTGGAAAATTTTTCTTTCTTTAATGCATACACAAAAAAGTACCTATCATGGTGCAGCTTCAATTAGTGTTGTGTCGATTCTTTCCAGCCTTCCGCGCTCTATTCACGCGGCTTATACTGCTTTCTTGCAATATTTTATGCCAGGACAATGGCAAAATATCTATCAGCAAAAATATATTTTTTTATTTATCGTTTTTGCTTTGTTTACAATTATCACAATTTATTCAATAGTCCATAAAGCAAAATGGTCAAATAAAATTCTTTCCCTCATTTGTATTGCACTTCTGCCATTATTCGCTAATGTTTGTTTACTGCTCGCTCCAGATGCTGACGGTATGCAGTTACAAATGACAATGCCAATGGCGATGATTCTCCCAGGGTTAATTGCTATGATTGATTCTATCAATATTCAAGATAATCATCTTAAACTTATTAAGCTCCTCTTTTTTGCCTTTGGAAATGTGATGATGGTCTCTACAGATCAACACGTCATGCTGCAATCAAAAATACAAGCCTTGCACTGA
- the rfbC gene encoding dTDP-4-dehydrorhamnose 3,5-epimerase, with protein sequence MGQIKVEKNVGGIEGLCIIEPAVHGDERGYFMETYNQNDMKEAGFDIDFVQDNQSMSTKGVLRGLHFQKHYPQCKLVRAIRGDVFDVAVDLRADSKTYGKWYGVELTEENKKQFLIPEGFAHGFLVLSDVAEFCYKVNDFWHPNDEGGMAWNDPEIGIEWPQVVGEYQGSCSAEGYTLSDGTPLNLSDKDQKWLGIKDTFKF encoded by the coding sequence ATGGGACAGATTAAAGTAGAAAAAAACGTTGGCGGCATCGAAGGTCTCTGCATTATCGAACCAGCGGTTCATGGCGATGAACGGGGCTATTTCATGGAAACCTACAATCAGAACGACATGAAAGAAGCAGGCTTTGACATTGACTTTGTGCAGGACAACCAGTCCATGTCAACTAAAGGGGTGCTTCGAGGACTGCATTTCCAGAAACATTATCCCCAATGCAAGCTGGTGCGCGCCATTAGAGGTGACGTTTTTGACGTGGCAGTCGATCTGCGTGCAGATTCGAAGACTTACGGCAAATGGTATGGGGTTGAACTGACCGAAGAAAATAAAAAGCAGTTTTTAATTCCCGAAGGCTTCGCCCATGGTTTCCTTGTGCTGTCAGACGTGGCGGAATTCTGCTACAAAGTCAACGATTTCTGGCACCCCAACGACGAAGGGGGCATGGCCTGGAACGATCCGGAAATCGGCATCGAATGGCCCCAGGTTGTCGGTGAATATCAGGGCAGTTGCAGCGCAGAAGGCTACACATTGAGCGACGGAACACCTCTTAATTTGTCTGATAAAGATCAGAAATGGCTGGGGATTAAGGATACTTTTAAATTTTAA
- a CDS encoding GtrA family protein, protein MKKNIKTLYLNHKEIINYLIVGVLTTLLSLAVYYFCVSTFLNPRNAFQLQAANVISWVISVLFAYITNRKYVFESKNSHILKEASAFFLARVSTLLMDMGIMFLCVTLMGMNDKIAKIISQIVVIISNYVFSKLFVFKKK, encoded by the coding sequence ATGAAAAAGAATATTAAAACCCTTTATTTAAACCATAAAGAAATTATCAATTATCTAATTGTCGGCGTTTTAACAACGCTTCTCAGCTTAGCTGTCTATTATTTTTGTGTTTCTACTTTCTTGAATCCCAGAAATGCTTTCCAGCTTCAAGCTGCCAATGTTATTTCGTGGGTTATCTCCGTTCTTTTTGCTTACATTACCAACCGAAAATACGTTTTTGAAAGCAAAAACTCCCATATCCTCAAAGAAGCCTCTGCTTTTTTCCTGGCCAGAGTCAGCACACTTTTAATGGATATGGGGATCATGTTTTTATGTGTAACTTTAATGGGCATGAACGATAAAATCGCCAAGATAATTTCGCAAATTGTTGTGATTATCAGTAACTATGTTTTCAGCAAATTGTTTGTCTTTAAAAAAAAATAG
- a CDS encoding glycosyltransferase family 1 protein, with translation MISVLFVYNHLLVEGGTESVMLNIFDNIDRTKFHIDFLLMHDTQTEDKTEASSYLRKKGASVYYYTPLEGGLFQSRKSLEVFFKSHHYDIVHTHMNALGAEVLKIAKKYGVPVRVAHSHNTWHQLEIRNPKDLMHYLFLEKERKQIRRVATHYIGCSEEAGEWLFGKKICKSSEYFTFKNAIDVEKYQFNLETRKKLRTKYHLENQFVVGHVGRFDYQKNHLFLIQIFERLHNQNANTKLMLIGIGEYFEKMQALVHQLNLEDSVLFLGKRSDVPELLQVMDVFYLPSHFEGLPVSLVEAQASGLKCLVSDHVSRQSDISGNVQFLGIEEDDLDQWANAVDNILKDKDERRTPIDAIRKNGYDMKFNIKKLEAFYQKALGSYWNKSE, from the coding sequence ATGATTAGCGTTCTGTTTGTGTATAACCATTTACTCGTAGAGGGTGGCACGGAAAGTGTCATGCTTAATATTTTTGATAATATTGATAGAACAAAATTTCATATTGATTTTTTATTAATGCATGATACGCAAACTGAAGACAAAACAGAAGCCTCAAGTTATTTAAGAAAAAAGGGGGCGTCTGTTTATTATTACACACCCCTCGAAGGCGGCTTGTTTCAGAGTAGAAAATCACTGGAAGTTTTTTTTAAGTCTCATCATTACGATATTGTCCATACGCATATGAATGCTTTGGGAGCTGAGGTCTTAAAGATTGCCAAAAAGTACGGCGTGCCGGTTCGGGTGGCTCACAGTCATAATACTTGGCATCAATTGGAAATTCGTAATCCCAAAGATTTAATGCACTACCTTTTTTTGGAAAAAGAAAGAAAACAAATTCGCCGCGTAGCGACTCATTATATCGGTTGTTCTGAAGAGGCAGGAGAGTGGCTGTTTGGAAAAAAGATATGCAAATCATCTGAATATTTTACGTTTAAGAATGCCATAGATGTTGAAAAATACCAATTTAATCTGGAAACACGAAAAAAACTAAGAACTAAATATCATTTGGAAAATCAGTTTGTTGTGGGACATGTAGGAAGATTTGATTATCAAAAAAATCATTTATTTCTCATTCAAATTTTCGAACGTTTGCATAATCAAAATGCCAATACAAAATTGATGCTAATCGGCATTGGGGAATATTTTGAAAAAATGCAGGCACTGGTGCATCAGTTAAATTTAGAGGACAGCGTTTTATTTCTAGGCAAACGCTCTGATGTGCCTGAACTTTTGCAGGTGATGGACGTTTTTTATTTGCCTTCTCATTTTGAAGGCTTGCCGGTTTCGTTGGTTGAGGCGCAGGCATCCGGATTAAAATGTCTGGTCTCAGATCACGTCAGCCGCCAGTCGGACATTTCTGGAAATGTTCAATTCCTGGGAATTGAAGAAGATGACCTCGATCAGTGGGCAAATGCAGTAGATAATATACTGAAAGATAAAGATGAACGCAGAACGCCAATCGACGCCATCAGAAAAAATGGTTATGACATGAAATTTAATATCAAAAAGTTAGAAGCGTTTTATCAAAAGGCATTAGGAAGCTATTGGAATAAATCAGAATAA